CGGCTGCCCAGGCTGCTGTGCCTCTCATGACCGGGCGTACATCTTCCTTCAGCACGGTCAAAATCGCCGGTAGTGCTGACTTTTCCTTAAAATGAGCCAGCGCAATCAGCGCATTTCTCTGAATCGGTTTTTTTCCTCGCCATGAACCTGACATGTGACCATATTTTTCTTTAAAGTCACGATTACTGATCGTCAGGAGTGGTTCCAGCAATGGCTTTGCAAGCTCCGGCTCCGGCTCAAATTCCTCATGCAGATGAAGATCTATGCCCTTATTTTTCGGACAAACGGTCTGACATGTATCACATCCATACAGCCTATTCCCGATTTTGGCCCGGTATTCGTCCGGTAAAAACCCTTTTGTCTGTGTTAAAAATGCAATACATTTTTTCGAATCAAGCTGCCCCCCTTGAACGAGTGCACCCGTTGGACAGACATCAACACATAAATTACAGCTCCCACACTGATCCTCCATCGGCTGATCAGGCGTAAACGGCAGATTCGTGATCATTTCGCCCAAATACACATATGAACCGAACTCGGGTGTGATAATCGAACAGTTCTTCGCACTCCATCCAATACCTGCCCTTTCAGCCACCGCTCTGTCCACAAGCTCCCCTGTATCGACCATTGATTTAAACCTGGCATGAGGCACTCTTTCCTTAATAAAGTGCTCAAGACGTTCCAGCCTGTCTCTCAGAACAGTGTGATAGTCTTCCCCCCATGAAGCCCTGGCAAAGATCCCTCTTCTCTCTCCTGCCTTACTGCGCGGTGCGTCTTTCATTTTGGAGGGATAAGCTAGCGCAATAGAGATAATAGAGCGCGGCTCAGACAGCAGCAGGGATGGATCCGTTCTCTTTTCCACATCCGGCTCCTCAAATCCTGACTGATATTCGAGTTCCTGCTGTCTGATCAGTCTGTTTTTCAATTCAGAAAAGTACCCTGCACTTGTAAAACCGATTTTATCGATTCCAAGAGACTCTGCATGATCAAGAATTTCCTGTTTCAACGCATCATAATTCATGCTAGCCCTCCTTCCCTTTCTTTCATGGTAAACTGTATATATTTCATCTAAGGAGCTGTCTGTTATGGAAAAATCCATTCATTCTTCAATTGGTGCACCATTTTCCTTTGGCATTATCAACTATCACAATATTGTTGTAAGTGAATCCCCTCAGATGTTAAAAGGGAGATTACAGCTGTTTCAGGAGTCTCTGTTTTTTGACTTACAGGATAAGCCTCCTTCAAGCTTCCCGGGCGTGGCAGAATGGCGTACGCTATTTAAGGATCATGGTAAAGATCCAAACCGCTATCGTCACAGCACAGAAGCGCTTTTAAAAAGAATCCAGAAGCAGAATTACCTGACCAGCATCAACTCAGCGATTGATCTTAATAATTTTTTCTCACTGCAATATGAGACGCCTATCGGGATTTACGATTCATCTAAAATCGAAGGTTCCATCGAATTACGGTTAGGCTCTGAAAACGAAATGTTCGAAGGACTGAACGGAAGAACCAACTCCGCACATAATCTTGTCGTTGCAGCAGATCAAAACGGCCCGTTCGGCAGCCCATTTGTTGATTCTGTTAAAACATCTGTTTCAGAAAAAACGACAGAAGCTCTTCAAATTGTTTATTTCCGTCCTTCTTTATCAGAAGAAAATAAAGAGAAGTTTCTTTCATCTCTTAAAGAAATGTTCATTCAGGTAAACGGAGGGTCTGCAACAACCCGGATTATCTCTTAAACATATTTATTTTAACATGGTGCCGCCTAAAATGAGCTGCACCATGTTTTTAGATAAAAGTGGCACATAAAAAAACGCAATGCTTCGTTTTAGTAACGAAACACTGCGTTGGTTATGTATGTTTGGAGCGGGTGATGAGAATCGAACTCACGACATCAGCTTGGAAGGCTGAGGTTTTACCACTAAACTACACCCGCAATATTATAGTAAGTACCGATGGCCGGGGTCGAACCGGCACTCCCGAAGGAACACGATTTTGAGTCGTGCGCGTCTGCCAATTCCGCCACATCGGCACGTTGGAAACTGTGCTTATCGTTTAAAAATGTAACATAATTGATTTTTTCATTCAAGTAGTAAATGGAGGCGGCAACCGGACTCGAACCGGTGGTAAAGGTTTTGCAGACCTCTGCCTTACCACTTGGCTATGCCGCCAAAAACAAATATGGAGCGGAAGACGAGATTCGAACTCGCGACCCCCACCTTGGCAAGGTGGTGTTCTACCACTGAACTACTCCCGCAAAGCTGGGCTAGCTGGATTCGAACCAACGCATGACGGAGTCAAAGTCCGTTGCCTTACCGCTTGGCTATAGCCCAATGTATATATGGGGCGACTGATGGGAATCGAACCCACGAATGCCGGAACCACAATCCGGTGCGTTAACCACTTCGCCACAATCGCCATTGTGAAAAATTAAATTTTAATTGGCAGGGGCAGTAGGAATCGAACCCACACCGGAGGTTTTGGAGACCTCTGTTCTACCGTTAAACTATGCCCCTGTGAAATGGTGGAGGGGGGCAGATTCGAACTGCCGAACCCGAAGGAGCGGATTTACAGTCCGCCGCGTTTAGCCACTTCGCTACCCCTCCATATATA
The nucleotide sequence above comes from Jeotgalibacillus aurantiacus. Encoded proteins:
- the queG gene encoding tRNA epoxyqueuosine(34) reductase QueG, with protein sequence MNYDALKQEILDHAESLGIDKIGFTSAGYFSELKNRLIRQQELEYQSGFEEPDVEKRTDPSLLLSEPRSIISIALAYPSKMKDAPRSKAGERRGIFARASWGEDYHTVLRDRLERLEHFIKERVPHARFKSMVDTGELVDRAVAERAGIGWSAKNCSIITPEFGSYVYLGEMITNLPFTPDQPMEDQCGSCNLCVDVCPTGALVQGGQLDSKKCIAFLTQTKGFLPDEYRAKIGNRLYGCDTCQTVCPKNKGIDLHLHEEFEPEPELAKPLLEPLLTISNRDFKEKYGHMSGSWRGKKPIQRNALIALAHFKEKSALPAILTVLKEDVRPVMRGTAAWAAGKIGGVEAEEALLKQKAVEKDLDVLNEIEKGLQLLTKES
- a CDS encoding B3/B4 domain-containing protein — translated: MEKSIHSSIGAPFSFGIINYHNIVVSESPQMLKGRLQLFQESLFFDLQDKPPSSFPGVAEWRTLFKDHGKDPNRYRHSTEALLKRIQKQNYLTSINSAIDLNNFFSLQYETPIGIYDSSKIEGSIELRLGSENEMFEGLNGRTNSAHNLVVAADQNGPFGSPFVDSVKTSVSEKTTEALQIVYFRPSLSEENKEKFLSSLKEMFIQVNGGSATTRIIS